A single region of the Cronobacter condimenti 1330 genome encodes:
- a CDS encoding PhoX family protein, which translates to MGRPLKTLFKREHSEEISNPSDNRAFSQVAEVFLSRRRLLQAGAVAGAAAAFPFLLKPESALAKAVSQASGNLGKASALGFTSLPVSTEDTVIVPEGYIAKPFYKWGDTTGIAGHLPAFKTDGSNTTEEQAAQAGMHHDGMAWFSLPKGGHSADHGLLAMNHEYIDNGLLFKDGEANWNADKALKGQNAMGVSVIEVKKGQQGWEVVRPSTFARRITVNTPMKITGPALHNPLMQTAADPQGETILGTMQNCANGFTPWGTYLTCEENWSDIFVKKAEMNPLEKRYGISDSDDSYRWNEVDKRFSVDATPNEPNRFGWVVEIDPYDPKSVPRKHTALGRIKHEGAAVTLAPDNRVVVYMGDDQKFEYIYKFVSEGKYNPQDRTANMGLLEKGTLYVAKFHDDGKGEWLPLVFGQNGLDASKGFENQGDLLVKTRLAADAVGATKMDRPEWIAVDPYQTGSVYCTLTNNSDRGKEGKAPVDAANPRAKNVYGHIMHWLEQNGDPTAQQFAWDILVMGGRTDTDKPEAKGSMKGAEFGSADGLSFDHRGVLWIQTDVSSSTINRKDYEGMGNNQMVATIPGTNEFRRFLTGPRGCEITGIAFTPDNRTLFINIQHPGEPGEGLSDPQNPTAVSTWPDGDKAGRPRSSTVVIVKADGGMIGT; encoded by the coding sequence ATGGGCAGACCGTTAAAAACTTTATTCAAACGTGAGCATAGTGAAGAGATCAGCAACCCCAGCGATAACCGCGCGTTTTCGCAGGTCGCTGAGGTCTTTTTGTCGCGCCGTCGCCTGTTACAGGCGGGGGCAGTCGCAGGCGCCGCGGCGGCGTTCCCGTTTCTGCTGAAGCCGGAAAGCGCGCTGGCCAAAGCGGTGTCGCAGGCGAGCGGCAACCTCGGCAAGGCATCCGCGCTGGGCTTCACCAGTCTGCCTGTCTCCACGGAAGATACCGTCATTGTGCCGGAAGGCTACATCGCAAAACCGTTCTACAAATGGGGCGATACGACGGGGATTGCCGGTCATCTGCCCGCGTTTAAAACCGACGGCAGCAACACCACCGAAGAGCAGGCGGCACAGGCCGGGATGCATCATGACGGTATGGCGTGGTTTAGCCTGCCAAAAGGCGGCCACAGCGCTGACCACGGCCTGCTCGCCATGAACCACGAATACATCGATAACGGCCTGCTGTTCAAAGATGGTGAAGCCAACTGGAACGCTGACAAAGCGCTCAAGGGCCAGAACGCGATGGGCGTGTCGGTCATTGAAGTGAAAAAAGGCCAGCAGGGCTGGGAAGTGGTGCGTCCGTCAACCTTCGCACGCCGCATTACCGTTAACACGCCGATGAAAATCACCGGCCCCGCGCTGCACAATCCCCTGATGCAGACTGCCGCCGACCCGCAGGGCGAAACCATTCTCGGCACCATGCAGAACTGCGCGAACGGCTTTACGCCGTGGGGCACCTATCTGACATGTGAAGAGAACTGGTCTGATATTTTCGTTAAAAAAGCGGAGATGAATCCGCTTGAGAAGCGCTACGGCATCAGCGACAGCGACGACTCCTACCGCTGGAACGAAGTGGATAAACGCTTTAGCGTCGATGCCACGCCGAATGAACCGAACCGCTTCGGCTGGGTGGTGGAAATCGACCCGTACGATCCGAAATCTGTGCCGCGTAAGCACACCGCGCTTGGGCGTATTAAACACGAAGGGGCGGCGGTCACCCTCGCGCCGGATAACCGCGTCGTGGTCTATATGGGCGACGATCAGAAATTCGAATACATCTATAAATTTGTCTCGGAAGGCAAATATAACCCGCAGGATCGCACCGCCAATATGGGGCTGCTGGAGAAAGGCACGCTCTACGTGGCGAAATTCCACGACGACGGTAAAGGCGAGTGGCTGCCGCTGGTGTTCGGCCAGAACGGGCTGGATGCCAGCAAAGGTTTTGAAAACCAGGGCGACCTGCTGGTCAAGACTCGCCTTGCGGCTGATGCGGTCGGCGCCACCAAAATGGACCGCCCGGAGTGGATTGCGGTCGATCCGTACCAGACCGGCAGCGTCTACTGCACGCTTACCAATAACAGCGATCGCGGCAAGGAAGGCAAAGCGCCGGTGGATGCGGCGAACCCGCGTGCGAAAAACGTTTACGGCCATATCATGCACTGGCTGGAGCAGAACGGCGACCCGACCGCGCAGCAGTTCGCCTGGGATATTCTGGTGATGGGCGGTCGCACCGATACCGATAAACCGGAAGCCAAGGGCAGCATGAAGGGCGCGGAATTCGGCAGCGCCGATGGCCTGAGCTTCGATCACCGCGGCGTGCTCTGGATCCAGACCGATGTGTCATCCTCGACCATCAACCGCAAAGATTATGAAGGGATGGGCAACAACCAGATGGTGGCGACGATCCCCGGCACCAACGAGTTCCGCCGTTTCCTGACCGGCCCGCGCGGCTGTGAAATCACGGGTATTGCCTTTACGCCGGACAACCGGACGCTGTTTATTAACATCCAGCACCCCGGCGAGCCGGGCGAGGGGCTTAGCGATCCGCAAAACCCGACGGCCGTTTCTACCTGGCCTGACGGCGACAAAGCGGGCCGACCGCGCTCCTCGACAGTGGTTATCGTGAAGGCCGACGGCGGCATGATCGGTACCTGA
- a CDS encoding methionine ABC transporter ATP-binding protein, translating into MIVLRNISKLFHQGKDTITAVDDVNLEVERGQIYGIIGYSGAGKSTLIRLLNGLEKPTSGSVTVAGKDISAARGESLRQARLKISMVFQHFNLLWSRTVSENIAFSMQIAGVPKAEIKTRVAELIDLVGLKGRENAYPSRLSGGQKQRVGIARALANRPDVLLCDEATSALDPQTTDQILDLLQDINRRFGLTIVLITHEMHVVRKICDRVAVMENGRVVEEGDVLQVFTHPQQPITRQFVRQISQEEGDEAFDPALAGELTGAVIKLTFVGHSTHKPVVGELTLRYGLPFNILHGKMTQMAHGVFGQLWLHVVATPEQLENILADLRLHEIHCEVIKHA; encoded by the coding sequence ATGATAGTTTTAAGGAACATCTCAAAGCTGTTTCATCAGGGTAAGGACACCATTACGGCTGTGGATGACGTCAACCTGGAAGTCGAGCGGGGACAAATCTACGGCATTATCGGGTACAGCGGCGCGGGGAAAAGTACCCTGATCCGGCTGTTAAACGGCCTCGAAAAACCGACCTCCGGCAGCGTGACGGTGGCGGGTAAAGACATCTCCGCCGCCCGCGGCGAATCGCTGCGCCAGGCACGCCTTAAAATCAGCATGGTGTTCCAGCACTTTAATTTGCTGTGGTCGCGTACCGTCAGTGAAAACATCGCCTTTTCGATGCAAATCGCGGGCGTGCCCAAAGCGGAAATTAAAACCCGCGTGGCGGAGCTTATCGACCTGGTCGGCCTGAAGGGCCGCGAAAATGCCTATCCGTCACGCCTTTCCGGCGGGCAGAAACAGCGCGTCGGCATCGCCCGCGCGCTCGCCAATCGCCCCGACGTGTTGCTGTGCGACGAAGCGACCTCAGCGCTCGACCCGCAAACCACCGATCAAATTCTCGATCTGTTGCAGGATATCAACCGCCGTTTTGGGCTGACAATTGTGCTCATCACGCACGAGATGCACGTGGTGCGTAAAATCTGCGACCGCGTGGCGGTCATGGAGAATGGCCGCGTGGTGGAAGAGGGCGATGTATTGCAGGTCTTCACCCATCCGCAACAGCCGATCACCCGCCAGTTTGTGCGCCAGATTAGCCAGGAAGAGGGCGATGAGGCGTTCGACCCGGCGCTTGCGGGCGAGCTCACCGGCGCGGTTATCAAATTAACGTTCGTCGGGCACAGCACGCATAAGCCGGTTGTCGGCGAGCTGACGCTGCGTTACGGCCTGCCATTTAATATTCTGCACGGCAAAATGACCCAGATGGCTCACGGCGTCTTTGGTCAGCTCTGGCTGCACGTGGTGGCGACGCCGGAACAGCTTGAGAATATCCTCGCCGATTTACGCCTGCATGAGATCCACTGCGAGGTTATCAAACATGCTTGA
- a CDS encoding methionine ABC transporter permease, producing the protein MLESLFPHLKLDQLLAATQETLYMTALSGVATFVLGIVLGLALFLTARGGMFENRLVYSVISIVVNVFRSIPFIILIVLLIPFTKTIIGTILGANAALPALIVGAAPFYARLVEIGLREVDKGVIEATRSMGARMSTLIFRVLIPESSPALVSGITVTLIALVSYSAMAGVIGAGGLGNLAYLEGFQRNHNDVTLVATVAILVIVFIIQFIGDALTSYLDKR; encoded by the coding sequence ATGCTTGAGTCATTATTTCCCCATCTGAAGCTCGACCAGCTCCTGGCTGCCACCCAGGAGACGCTTTATATGACCGCACTTTCCGGCGTCGCGACCTTTGTGCTCGGTATCGTGCTGGGACTGGCACTCTTCTTAACGGCGCGCGGCGGCATGTTTGAAAACCGCCTGGTCTACAGCGTCATCTCCATTGTGGTGAACGTGTTCCGTTCCATCCCGTTCATCATTTTGATAGTCCTGCTGATTCCGTTTACCAAAACGATTATCGGCACCATCCTCGGCGCGAACGCTGCACTGCCCGCGCTGATTGTCGGGGCTGCGCCGTTCTACGCGCGTCTGGTGGAAATCGGCCTGCGTGAAGTGGACAAAGGCGTGATTGAAGCCACCCGCTCGATGGGCGCGCGCATGAGCACGCTTATTTTCCGCGTCCTGATACCGGAGTCATCACCCGCGCTGGTGTCGGGCATCACCGTGACGCTCATTGCGCTGGTGAGCTACAGCGCGATGGCGGGGGTTATCGGTGCAGGCGGTCTGGGAAATCTTGCTTATCTGGAAGGATTCCAGCGTAACCACAATGACGTCACGCTGGTGGCGACGGTCGCTATACTGGTGATTGTCTTCATCATTCAGTTCATCGGTGACGCCTTAACCTCTTATTTAGATAAACGCTAA
- a CDS encoding MetQ/NlpA family ABC transporter substrate-binding protein, with the protein MKRVLTLIAAATLSVSAWADTLTVGASNVPHAEILEQAKPILAKQGIDLEIRPFQDYILPNTALASRDIDANYFQHIPYLNSVLKDHADDKTYDFVSAGAIHIEPIGIYSKKYKSLKDLPEGGKVIMRDAVAEEGRILSIFEREGVIKLKPGVSKVDARISDIVENPKKLKFLPNVEGSLLPQMYNNDEGDAVVINANYAIDAGLDPVKDPIAVESGENNPYANIITVHKGDEKKKDIVALVNVLHSKQIQDWIRTKYKGAVIPVNN; encoded by the coding sequence ATGAAAAGAGTACTGACGCTGATTGCTGCCGCCACCCTGAGCGTTTCCGCCTGGGCCGACACCCTGACCGTGGGCGCATCCAACGTGCCGCACGCGGAAATTCTGGAACAGGCGAAGCCGATTCTGGCAAAGCAGGGCATCGACCTGGAAATCCGCCCGTTCCAGGATTACATCCTGCCTAACACGGCCCTGGCGAGCCGAGATATCGACGCGAACTACTTCCAGCACATTCCGTATCTGAACAGTGTGCTGAAAGACCACGCCGACGACAAAACGTATGATTTCGTCAGCGCGGGCGCTATTCATATTGAGCCTATCGGCATCTACTCAAAAAAATACAAATCTCTGAAAGATCTGCCGGAAGGCGGCAAAGTCATCATGCGTGACGCCGTGGCGGAAGAAGGCCGTATCCTCTCTATCTTCGAGCGCGAAGGCGTTATCAAGCTGAAACCGGGCGTGAGCAAAGTGGACGCGCGCATCAGCGATATCGTTGAGAACCCGAAAAAGCTGAAGTTCCTGCCGAACGTTGAAGGCTCTCTGCTGCCGCAGATGTATAACAACGACGAAGGCGACGCGGTGGTGATTAACGCCAACTACGCCATCGACGCCGGTCTGGACCCGGTGAAAGATCCGATCGCGGTAGAAAGCGGTGAAAACAACCCGTACGCCAACATCATCACCGTCCATAAAGGCGACGAGAAGAAAAAAGATATCGTCGCACTGGTGAACGTGCTGCACTCTAAACAGATTCAGGACTGGATCCGCACCAAATATAAAGGCGCGGTCATTCCGGTAAATAACTGA
- a CDS encoding putative T6SS immunity periplasmic lipoprotein, with the protein MKPLLTVSLSSLLAGCVWSGADRPVFSEAASVTIQGNHICISLPDAAKHDVITYYAFSDGNGLFTETHKMLPAWKTCLPNIAYKRGERYEVRITLRTTSWALRKYAAEFTAP; encoded by the coding sequence ATGAAACCGTTATTGACAGTTTCGCTGAGTAGCCTTTTGGCGGGCTGCGTGTGGTCAGGCGCCGATCGGCCAGTATTTTCTGAGGCGGCCAGCGTGACGATACAGGGCAACCATATTTGTATCTCGCTCCCTGACGCGGCAAAGCATGACGTCATCACTTATTACGCGTTTTCAGATGGTAATGGCCTGTTTACTGAAACCCATAAAATGCTCCCTGCCTGGAAAACCTGCCTGCCGAATATCGCTTACAAGCGCGGCGAGCGCTACGAAGTCAGAATAACGCTCAGGACGACATCGTGGGCATTACGGAAATATGCGGCGGAGTTTACCGCCCCATAA
- a CDS encoding glycoside hydrolase family 15 protein, with the protein MKNKTYRSPARQQGYAGLGDYAAIGEGRSVALIAPDGAIDWWCVPNLDSPPLFDRILDAPEGGYFALTPEEEWEMSRSYRENSNVLETRYKTASGEVLITESINSTFAGRLPWSEMARRVEGIKGHVRLKVQFKPGTRARTCSPWLDHVQEKTIFHLDDLMIALRLSEDVETTRCDDEGVEGSLTTAPGSHSLVALVATEKEPLAMPPLEKIDQRIETSHLAWRDWAENLCWNGPFEHHVKRSALALKFLWYAPTGALAASATTSLPEGLGKEKNYDYRYAWVRDACLIIKSFVYMGAIEDCKAAFSWLTSTIIRHDGRLRACYTLESGRVPEERYPQLEGYQGTQPVRVGNNARDQFQPSMYGDLLATARLFVEVGHVLDLATSRLLGHLANRCADGWRQPDSGIWELPEERHYTHSKMACWLALDQAVALAEIGHIEPTWKGRWARERDRISEWIEANCWSESRQAYTFFAGSDALDAAISLTHYYGSKVNRKRMLSTLEAIYQELGHNSPMLYRYSGVEVEESTFVACAFWRVEALAELKKRDQAQKDMKEILDTLCQSGNVQIFNEMYDTRTGGWRGNMPLGLSHLSLICAANALSEENPGHRI; encoded by the coding sequence GTGAAAAATAAGACCTACCGCTCTCCCGCGCGGCAGCAAGGCTACGCGGGTCTTGGCGACTACGCCGCGATTGGCGAAGGCCGCTCAGTGGCGCTCATCGCCCCCGACGGCGCCATCGACTGGTGGTGCGTGCCGAACCTCGATTCGCCGCCGCTCTTTGACCGTATTCTCGACGCGCCCGAAGGCGGCTATTTCGCGCTGACGCCGGAAGAAGAATGGGAGATGTCGCGCAGCTATCGTGAAAACAGCAACGTGCTGGAGACGCGCTATAAAACTGCCTCCGGCGAAGTGCTGATTACCGAATCGATTAACAGCACCTTTGCCGGACGCCTGCCGTGGAGCGAAATGGCAAGGCGTGTCGAGGGCATTAAAGGACACGTGCGCCTGAAGGTGCAGTTTAAGCCCGGCACGCGCGCCCGCACCTGTTCGCCGTGGCTGGATCACGTCCAGGAGAAAACAATTTTCCATCTTGATGACCTGATGATTGCCCTGCGGCTCTCTGAGGATGTGGAGACCACGCGCTGTGACGACGAAGGAGTGGAAGGCTCGTTAACCACCGCGCCCGGCTCGCACTCGCTGGTGGCCCTGGTCGCGACGGAAAAAGAGCCGCTGGCCATGCCGCCGCTTGAAAAAATCGATCAGCGTATTGAAACCAGCCATCTCGCCTGGCGTGACTGGGCAGAAAACCTCTGCTGGAATGGCCCGTTTGAGCATCATGTGAAACGTTCGGCGCTGGCGCTGAAATTCCTCTGGTACGCACCGACCGGCGCGCTCGCGGCATCGGCCACAACCTCACTGCCGGAAGGGCTCGGCAAAGAAAAAAATTATGACTATCGCTACGCCTGGGTACGCGACGCCTGCCTGATTATCAAATCGTTCGTCTACATGGGGGCGATTGAAGATTGTAAGGCAGCGTTTTCGTGGCTTACGTCGACGATCATCCGCCACGACGGCAGACTGCGGGCCTGTTATACGCTTGAAAGCGGGCGGGTGCCGGAGGAGCGTTATCCGCAGCTTGAGGGGTATCAGGGCACCCAGCCGGTGCGGGTCGGCAACAATGCCCGCGATCAGTTTCAGCCCAGCATGTATGGCGATTTGCTGGCGACCGCGCGGCTGTTCGTTGAAGTGGGGCATGTGCTTGATCTCGCCACGTCGCGCCTGCTCGGACATCTCGCCAACCGCTGCGCCGATGGCTGGCGTCAGCCTGACTCAGGCATCTGGGAGTTGCCTGAGGAGCGTCACTACACGCATTCGAAAATGGCCTGCTGGCTGGCGCTCGATCAGGCAGTAGCGCTCGCCGAAATAGGACATATCGAGCCTACATGGAAAGGCCGCTGGGCGCGCGAGCGCGACCGGATAAGCGAATGGATTGAGGCGAATTGCTGGAGTGAAAGCCGCCAGGCCTACACCTTTTTTGCGGGCAGCGATGCGCTCGATGCGGCTATCAGCCTCACCCACTATTACGGCAGTAAGGTAAATCGCAAGCGGATGCTCTCAACGCTTGAGGCTATCTATCAGGAGCTTGGCCATAACAGCCCGATGCTTTATCGCTACTCGGGTGTAGAGGTGGAAGAGAGCACGTTCGTGGCGTGCGCTTTCTGGCGCGTCGAGGCGCTGGCGGAGCTTAAAAAGCGCGATCAGGCGCAAAAAGATATGAAAGAAATCCTGGATACCCTGTGCCAGAGCGGCAATGTGCAAATTTTCAACGAGATGTACGACACTCGCACCGGCGGCTGGCGCGGCAATATGCCGCTCGGGCTAAGCCATCTTTCGCTGATTTGCGCCGCCAACGCGCTGTCCGAGGAGAACCCCGGGCACAGGATTTGA
- a CDS encoding phenolic acid decarboxylase, whose translation MKSFDKHDLSGFVGKHLVYTYDNGWNYEIYVKNENTIDYRIHSGIVGNRWVKDQRVYIVRVGESIYKVSWTEPTGTDVSLIANLGDRLFHGTIFFPRWVMNDPQKTVCFQNEHIEQMEAYREAGPAYPTEVIDEFATITFVRDCGPNDDTVIACAASELPANFPENLR comes from the coding sequence ATGAAAAGCTTCGATAAACATGATTTGAGCGGTTTTGTGGGTAAACATCTGGTGTATACCTATGACAATGGCTGGAACTATGAAATCTATGTGAAAAACGAAAACACCATCGACTACCGTATCCACAGCGGGATCGTGGGCAACCGTTGGGTGAAAGATCAGCGCGTGTATATCGTTCGCGTCGGCGAAAGTATTTATAAAGTGTCCTGGACTGAGCCGACCGGTACTGACGTGAGTCTGATAGCCAACCTCGGCGATCGATTATTCCACGGCACCATTTTCTTCCCGCGCTGGGTGATGAACGATCCGCAGAAAACCGTCTGCTTCCAGAATGAGCACATCGAACAGATGGAAGCGTACCGTGAAGCCGGCCCGGCTTACCCGACCGAGGTGATTGACGAGTTCGCCACTATCACCTTCGTGCGCGACTGCGGCCCGAACGACGATACCGTGATTGCCTGCGCCGCCAGCGAACTGCCGGCAAACTTCCCTGAAAATTTGCGTTAA
- a CDS encoding LysR family transcriptional regulator, with translation MHKTTLEQWALLDKVVEEGSFARAAHVTHRSQSSVSYNLALLQERLGVALLETQGRRAVLTPAGELLLAQVRPLLSAFTWVEAHAATLRDGTRTRLELVVDNIFPREALFAILRDFQRQHPSTQVQLTEVLESQSDVTAVHSSADLLVLSRREDSVGRGEWLMNVNFVAVAHRDHPLAQMPGPIGEEALGRFARIRLAGGEAQSPGGAPEQWVFSTVDAAIEAVMHQVGYGWLPEARIVGPLAQGILRPLALGHGARRATPLHLIVKKDLVPPDAAVSTLITLFNRLREA, from the coding sequence ATGCATAAAACGACGCTGGAACAGTGGGCTTTGCTGGACAAAGTGGTAGAGGAGGGCAGTTTTGCCCGCGCGGCACACGTGACGCACCGCAGCCAGTCCTCGGTAAGTTATAACCTGGCGCTCTTGCAGGAGCGGCTTGGCGTGGCGCTTCTGGAAACGCAGGGCCGTCGCGCGGTGCTGACGCCCGCAGGTGAGCTGTTACTGGCGCAGGTGCGCCCGCTTTTAAGCGCGTTTACCTGGGTTGAGGCTCATGCCGCGACGCTTCGCGACGGCACCCGCACGCGCCTTGAGCTGGTGGTGGATAACATTTTCCCGCGCGAGGCGCTGTTTGCCATTTTGCGGGACTTTCAGCGCCAGCATCCGTCGACGCAGGTACAACTGACCGAAGTGCTGGAGAGCCAGAGCGACGTCACCGCCGTGCACTCCAGCGCGGATCTGCTGGTGTTATCGCGCCGTGAGGACAGCGTAGGGCGCGGCGAATGGCTAATGAACGTGAATTTTGTGGCGGTGGCGCACCGCGACCACCCGCTTGCGCAGATGCCCGGGCCGATTGGCGAAGAGGCGCTCGGGCGTTTCGCGCGTATTCGCCTTGCAGGCGGAGAGGCGCAAAGCCCCGGCGGCGCGCCGGAGCAGTGGGTTTTTTCGACGGTCGATGCGGCCATCGAGGCGGTGATGCATCAGGTGGGGTATGGCTGGCTGCCGGAGGCGCGCATTGTCGGTCCGCTTGCGCAAGGGATATTACGCCCGCTCGCGCTTGGCCACGGGGCAAGGCGCGCCACGCCGCTGCATCTGATTGTGAAAAAAGATCTGGTGCCGCCGGACGCCGCCGTCAGCACCCTGATTACGCTTTTTAATCGTCTGCGTGAGGCGTAA
- a CDS encoding DMT family transporter, translating to MTIIMILLAIVGGALLSIQAAINGQLGGKVGVFRCAFLTFSVGALVCALLIFFFEPAHATSLLDVPKWQLTGALCGVPYIVIMVLAVQRIGTAVATVAVIFGQLAMSMLIDNFGWLGNATIAFSLSRLGAVGCLAVALALIYLGNRRAVTPHADD from the coding sequence ATGACAATAATAATGATCCTTCTCGCCATCGTGGGCGGTGCGCTGCTCAGCATTCAGGCCGCGATTAACGGTCAGCTTGGCGGCAAAGTGGGCGTGTTTCGCTGTGCGTTTTTAACGTTCTCAGTGGGCGCGCTGGTCTGTGCGCTGCTGATTTTCTTCTTTGAGCCAGCGCACGCCACCTCGCTGCTGGATGTGCCGAAATGGCAGCTCACCGGCGCGCTTTGCGGCGTGCCTTATATCGTGATTATGGTGCTCGCCGTGCAGCGTATCGGCACGGCAGTCGCGACCGTCGCGGTGATTTTCGGACAGCTTGCGATGAGTATGCTGATTGATAATTTCGGCTGGCTCGGTAATGCGACTATTGCGTTCTCGTTAAGCCGTCTTGGGGCGGTGGGGTGCCTTGCCGTCGCGCTGGCGCTGATTTATCTCGGCAACCGCCGCGCCGTTACGCCTCACGCAGACGATTAA
- a CDS encoding DMT family transporter — translation MQLLLIALVIAGGMGLSVEAGLLGPLGGEVGDFWAAFSIFGVGAALTFLLMLFYSPRNSPSFFAQPGWQLTGGLLGAGYVVILTVATPVIGIAMTMIGILAGQVFKSLIIDHFGLFGVERRPIDTLRLLALGFILAALALVAQG, via the coding sequence ATGCAGCTTTTACTGATAGCGCTCGTGATTGCGGGCGGAATGGGGCTTTCCGTCGAGGCGGGCCTGCTGGGGCCGCTCGGCGGCGAAGTGGGCGATTTCTGGGCGGCGTTTAGCATTTTCGGCGTCGGCGCGGCGCTCACCTTTTTGCTGATGCTGTTTTACAGCCCGCGCAACAGCCCGTCGTTTTTCGCCCAGCCCGGCTGGCAGCTGACCGGCGGCCTGCTTGGCGCGGGTTATGTCGTTATCTTAACCGTCGCGACGCCGGTTATTGGCATCGCCATGACCATGATAGGGATTCTGGCAGGACAGGTGTTTAAGAGCCTGATTATCGACCACTTCGGCCTGTTTGGCGTTGAGCGTCGACCGATAGACACGCTGCGCCTGCTGGCGCTGGGGTTCATTCTCGCCGCGCTGGCACTCGTCGCGCAGGGCTAA
- a CDS encoding LysR family transcriptional regulator has protein sequence MMDSGSVNIRALQLFISVFDGQSFSAVARREGVSASSVSRVIRQLEAALGQQLFYRNTRAVIPTEAGRLFAEYARGIAEQFSEARRELQDRALEPSGLLRINAPVFFGQRHIAPWLTGLAERYPRLQLELTQTDDYVDPHRDATDLIVRIGTLTDSSFHARVFCEQRYYFAAAPGYLARYGAPATPEDFRQHQCLIYSGSSGPNRWLARKPGEPWVHYPVSARLSSNNASSLLTAALDGMGLVLFPDWLMGEWMAQGKLVKVLPGYEAAINTEAQHIAAIYPNARHPPLNVRAAIDYFIEVFGTPVYWQRDSPSP, from the coding sequence ATGATGGATTCCGGGTCGGTGAATATCCGCGCGTTGCAGCTTTTCATCAGCGTGTTTGACGGGCAGAGCTTTTCTGCCGTGGCGCGCCGGGAGGGCGTGTCGGCATCCAGTGTCTCGCGGGTGATTCGCCAGCTTGAAGCGGCGCTCGGCCAGCAGCTGTTCTACCGCAACACGCGGGCGGTGATCCCAACCGAAGCCGGGCGACTGTTCGCTGAATATGCCCGCGGCATCGCCGAGCAGTTCAGCGAGGCGCGCCGGGAGCTACAGGACAGGGCGCTTGAGCCGTCCGGACTATTGCGCATAAACGCGCCGGTCTTTTTTGGCCAGCGGCATATCGCGCCGTGGCTCACCGGGCTTGCGGAGCGCTACCCGCGCTTACAGCTTGAGCTGACCCAGACCGACGATTATGTCGACCCGCACCGCGACGCCACCGATCTTATCGTGCGTATCGGCACGCTCACGGATTCCAGCTTTCATGCGCGCGTCTTTTGCGAGCAGCGCTATTATTTCGCCGCCGCGCCGGGCTATCTGGCGCGTTACGGCGCGCCCGCGACGCCTGAGGATTTTCGCCAGCATCAGTGTTTGATCTACAGCGGCTCGTCAGGGCCAAACCGCTGGCTTGCGCGCAAACCCGGCGAGCCGTGGGTTCACTACCCGGTGAGCGCGCGGCTCTCTTCCAATAACGCCAGCTCGCTGCTGACGGCCGCGCTTGACGGCATGGGGCTGGTGCTATTCCCGGACTGGCTGATGGGGGAGTGGATGGCGCAAGGCAAGCTGGTGAAGGTATTGCCGGGCTATGAAGCGGCAATCAACACGGAGGCGCAGCATATCGCGGCCATTTACCCGAACGCACGGCATCCGCCGCTGAATGTGCGTGCGGCGATTGATTATTTTATCGAGGTGTTCGGCACGCCAGTGTACTGGCAGCGCGACTCACCGTCCCCGTAA